A window of the Brassica napus cultivar Da-Ae chromosome C5, Da-Ae, whole genome shotgun sequence genome harbors these coding sequences:
- the LOC106432389 gene encoding beta-galactosidase 15-like has product MVMKEKLFASQGGPIILAQVIDLSPKYIIRLIENEYGNIMGPYGEAGESYIKLCANMAQALNVGVPWIICQQNYAPQPMLNICNGFYCDNFTPNNLNTPKMWTENWTGWFKQWGGKNPHRTTEDVAFSVARFFQRGGTFNNYYMYHRGTNFDRSAGGPYITTSYDYDAPLDEYGNLNQPKYGHLKQLHDVLHSMEKTLTYGNISTIDFGNSASATIYTTQEGYSCFFGNGNENSDATISFRGESYVVPAWSVTILPDCKTEAYNTAKITTQTSMMVKKPNEAEDDPSTLKWSWRPENMDNFVLRGKGESTNTQLFDQKVVSNDQSDYLWYMTTVKFRKRDPFMGKNMSLRVNSTAHVLRVFVNGKHIVSQHAENEKFHYVFEKDAKFKSGRNVIFLLSITVGLQNYGAFFESVPVGITGPIFIIGRNGDEIIVKDLSSHKWSYKTGLNGFENKLFKTESPSKWSFESVPLNRTMTWYKTTFKAPLGNDPVVVDLLGLGKGTAWVNGNNIGCYWLAFNSSSDGCSAKCNYRGAYYAEKYQTNCGEPTQRWYHVPRSFLITEGVNTLVLFEEMGGNPSLVNFQTTRVGSVCANVYEKNVIELSCDRKTISAIKFASFGNSDGNCGSFVKGTCEGSKNAVDILTKECIGKEKCSIDVTAEKFGVPDCSGVARRLPIEAIC; this is encoded by the exons ATGGTCATGAAAGAAAAGTTGTTTGCATCACAAGGGGGTCCAATTATTCTTGCTCAGGTGATCGATCTAAGTCCGAAATACATTATCCGCCTG ATTGAAAATGAGTACGGAAATATAATGGGACCCTATGGAGAAGCGGGTGAATCATATATTAAATTGTGTGCAAACATGGCTCAGGCTCTTAATGTTGGTGTTCCATGGATAATATGTCAACAAAATTATGCCCCTCAACCTATG ttgaaCATATGTAATGGCTTTTATTGTGACAATTTTACACCAAACAATCTCAACACTCCAAAGATGTGGACTGAGAATTGGACAGGAtg GTTTAAACAATGGGGTGGTAAAAATCCTCATAGAACAACCGAAGATGTTGCATTTTCTGTTGCAAGATTCTTCCAAAGAGGAGGaacttttaataattattacatg TACCATAGAGGCACCAACTTTGATAGAAGCGCAGGTGGTCCATACATCACAACTTCATATGATTATGATGCTCCCCTAGACGAATAtg GTAATTTGAACCAACCAAAATACGGTCATTTGAAACAACTTCATGATGTTCTTCATTCTATGGAGAAAACTCTCACATACGGAAACATCTCCACCATTGACTTTGGAAACTCCGCATCG GCAACAATTTATACAACCCAAGAAGGATATAGCTGCTTTTTTGGAAACGGAAATGAAAATTCAGATGCAACAATTAGTTTCAGAGGAGAATCTTATGTTGTCCCAGCTTGGTCTGTTACCATTTTACCGGATTGCAAAACAGAGGCTTATAACACCGCCAAG attacCACTCAGACTTCAATGATGGTTAAGAAACCAAATGAAGCTGAAGATGACCCTTCAACTCTAAAATGGTCATGGAGACCAGAGAACATGGACAATTTCGTTTTGAGAGGAAAAGGAGAATCTACAAATACACAACTCTTTGATCAGAAAGTAGTAAGCAATGACCAAAGTGATTATCTATGGTATATGACCACCGTTAAGTTTAGAAAACGAGATCCATTTATGGGTAAAAACATGTCTCTCCGCGTCAATAGTACTGCTCATGTCCTTCGTGTTTTTGTCAATGGAAAACATATTG ttagtCAACACgctgaaaatgaaaaattcCACTATGTCTTTGAGAAAGATGCAAAGTTTAAGTCTGGCCGTAATGTCATTTTTCTCCTTAGCATAACTGTGGGACTTCAG AACTATGGTGCTTTCTTCGAAAGTGTGCCAGTTGGAATCACTGGACCCATTTTTATTATTGGAAGAAATGGTGATGAAATCATAGTTAAGGACTTGTCTTCTCATAAATGGAGCTATAAAACCGGTTTAAATGGGTTTGAGAACAAACTCTTTAAAACGGAATCACCGTCTAAATGGTCATTTGAAAGTGTACCATTGAACCGAACCATGACTTGGTATAAG ACTACGTTCAAGGCTCCATTGGGAAATGATCCAGTTGTTGTCGATCTTTTGGGACTTGGAAAAGGTACGGCTTGGGTCAATGGAAACAACATTGGATGCTATTGGCTGGCATTCAATTCAAGCTCTGATGGTTGTTCTGCGAAATGTAACTATAGAGGGGCTTATTATGCTGAAAAGTACCAGACCAATTGTGGAGAACCTACACAAAGATG GTACCATGTTCCTCGTTCTTTCTTGATCACAGAAGGAGTTAACACACTAGTTTTGTTCGAGGAGATGGGAGGAAACCCATCGCTTGTCAATTTTCAAACTACTAGAGTGGGAAGTGTATGTGCTAATGTCTATGAGAAAAATGTCATTGAGCTTTCATGCGATAGGAAAACCATTTCTGCCATCAAATTTGCCTCCTTTGGTAACTCAGATGGAAATTGTGGATCTTTCGTAAAGGGAACTTGTGAAGGAAGTAAAAACGCTGTTGACATTCTAACAAAAGAATGTATCGGAAAAGAGAAGTGTTCCATTGATGTCACTGCAGAAAAGTTTGGAGTACCAGATTGCAGTGGTGTTGCTAGAAGGCTCCCTATTGAAGCTATATGTTAA
- the LOC106432378 gene encoding uncharacterized protein LOC106432378, whose amino-acid sequence MGEAKILVEVELDKPFPKQIALDDKQENIYLVDVEYTWIPSACERCGALGHKEKRCLLPHKLHDSALAKANVTNEEIPFVAIDMLLPNSSTLVGAVETDSHLTPGHQAHKITTNSALTTPPEVPASTTFTHSHEVQSTSCSKIENNLSMLAVEETAHPQSHVMEEIPSKEIILETPQASGNEQSISHYSPTANNLQKFHMERDFSPLTHGRDDGLGEVGETSGYNITRGGRLIKPTQKIQDMEWTNVRGKGKRGRRGRGNHVH is encoded by the coding sequence ATGGGAGAAGCTAAGATATTAGTTGAGGTTGAGTTGGATAAACCTTTTCCGAAACAAATTGCTCTAGATGATAAGCAAGAGAATATCTATCTGGTGGATGTCGAGTATACTTGGATCCCAAGTGCTTGTGAGAGATGTGGAGCGCTTGGTCATAAGGAGAAGAGGTGTCTTCTGCCTCATAAACTACATGATTCCGCTCTTGCGAAAGCTAATGTAACAAATGAAGAGATCCCTTTCGTGGCGATAGATATGTTGCTACCAAACTCATCCACATTGGTGGGTGCTGTGGAGACTGACTCGCACTTGACTCCTGGCCATCAAGCACACAAGATCACTACAAATTCTGCTCTCACTACACCTCCTGAGGTCCCTGCTTCTACTACATTCACCCATTCGCATGAGGTACAATCTACTTCTTGCTCAAAGATTGAAAACAATTTATCTATGTTAGCAGTTGAAGAAACTGCTCATCCTCAGTCACATGTTATGGAAGAAATTCCATCAAAAGAAATCATTTTGGAGACTCCTCAAGCCTCTGGAAATGAGCAATCAATTAGTCATTACTCTCCTACCGCCAACAACCTTCAGAAATTTCATATGGAGCGGGATTTTTCCCCGCTAACACATGGGAGAGATGATGGTTTAGGTGAGGTTGGAGAGACTTCTGGTTATAACATAACTAGAGGAGGAAGACTGATTAAACCGACTCAAAAAATTCAAGATATGGAATGGACAAATGTTAGAGGAAAAGGTAAACGAGGTCGTCGCGGCCGAGGGAACCATGTACACTAA
- the LOC106432393 gene encoding E3 ubiquitin-protein ligase RNF14, giving the protein MRRRNHDRGFIRRDGGNAPFVNPVNDHPQSEHQQEDTTSTDRSSAASPSTSQPSQNLDHPTKPRRIRRRRGGSKSAPPSVEKSEVNSTEPDAADCLADELSTVDLKQNSNLVNNDNSSVYSEDKQSPEIEETVDETKEDIMLTILNDLRSNVTEPELTDEQLRLNDQLQEDELLALGYIYGGNMFILERHKDMRYFQIHVNVEATSEHTISAKLNLQADSSKDSDDFLYSFQAQHLPPIVLTCLLPKAYPSHLPPYYLISVRWMNPDKISSLCSMLDSIWTEQPGQEVLYQWTDWLQNSSVSYLGFDNEIVLGPYGVTSSRDKRAVSGSRSPDVDIPYIRSYDDEKRRESFLESLHECCICFSESAGLDFVKLPCEHFFCVKCMKTYTDIHVSEGTVNKLQCPDSKCGEIVPPGVLKRLLGDEAYQRWETLMLQKTLESMTDVAYCPRCETPCIEDEDQFALCFKCYYSFCTLCNEKRHVGGTCMSPELRLQILEERQSSSRLGEEQRRKEREMINEIISVSVIKQSAKQCPSCKMAISRTGGCNKMVCNNCGQFFCYRCNKAITGYEHFREGTCELFPQDAIQEWNEMNERQVFQIQAQLFAPHGQFPQRGQICPNCRQFNLKAGNNNHLFCWACQAHFCYLCKQVVKRCAQHYGPKGCKQHTDG; this is encoded by the exons CGACAAAACCTCGCCGTATTCGGCGCCGCCGTGGTGGATCAAAGTCCGCACCTCCCTCCGTGGAGAAATCAGAGGTGAATTCAACTGAACCCGATGCTGCTGATTGCTTGGCCGATGAGTTAAGCACCGTAGACCTGAAACAGAATTCGAATCTGGTTAATAATGATAATTCAAGTGTATACTCGGAGGATAAGCAGAGCCCTGAGATTGAAGAAACCGTTGATGAGACGAAGGAAGATATCATGTTGACTATTCTGAATGATTTGCGATCTAACGTCACTGAGCCGGAGCTAACCGATGAGCAGCTAAGGTTGAATGATCAGTTACAAGAAGATGAG CTTCTGGCACTAGGGTACATCTATGGAGGTAACATGTTCATCCTTGAACGGCATAAAGATATGCGATACTTTCAG atTCATGTAAACGTTGAGGCAACTAGTGAACATACTATCTCTGCAAAGCTCAACTTACAAGCTGATTCAAGCAAAGACTCAGATGATTTCTTATACTCGTTCCAGGCCCAGCACCTTCCTCCGATTGTGTTGACTTGTTTGTTACCAAAGGCTTATCCTAGCCACTTACCGCCTTACTACTTGATAAGCGTTCGGTGGATGAACCCTGATAAGATCTCGAGCCTCTGCTCCATGCTGGATTCGATATGGACTGAACAGCCAGGGCAAGAAGTCTTGTACCAGTGGACAGATTGGTTACAGAACTCGTCTGTTTCTTATCTCGGCTTTGATAATGAGATTGTTCTTGGTCCTTATGGCGTTACATCTTCTAGAGATAAACGTGCTGTCTCTGGCAGTCGTTCACCTGATGTAGATATCCCTTATATTAGGAGTTATGACGACGAGAAACGCCGTGAGAGCTTCCTTGAGAGCTTACACGAGTGCTGTATATGTTTCTCCGAATCTGCag GTTTGGACTTTGTTAAGTTGCCATGTGAGCATTTCTTTTGTGTAAAATGTATGAAGACGTATACAGACATACACGTCTCTGAAGGCACAGTCAACAAGCTTCAGTGTCCGGATTCGAAATGTGGAGAGATTGTTCCTCCAGGTGTATTGAAGAGATTGCTGGGAGATGAAGCTTATCAACGTTGGGAAACTCTCATGTTGCAGAAAACACTGGAATCCATGACTGACGTCGCCTACTGTCCTAGATGTGAAACCCCCTGCATAGAAGACGAGGATCAATttgctttatgtttcaaatgCTACTACAGTTTTTGTACTCTCTGTAACGAAAAGCGACACGTGGGAGGTACCTGTATGAGCCCAGAGCTCAGGCTTCAAATCTTGGAG GAGCGTCAAAGTTCTTCACGTCTTGGAGAGGAACAAAGGCGAAAAGAAAGGGAAATGATCAATGAGATTATCAGTGTGAGTGTGATAAAGCAAAGTGCAAAGCAATGCCCGTCTTGCAAAATGGCCATCTCAAGAACCGGTGGCTGTAACAAAATGGTTTGCAATAACTGTGGCCAGTTCTTTTGCTACCGTTGCAACAAAGCTATCACTGGTTATGAACATTTCAG AGAGGGAACATGTGAGCTTTTCCCACAGGACGCTATCCAAGAATGGAATGAAATGAATGAGCGACAAGTTTTTCAGATTCAAGCTCAGTTGTTTGCACCGCACGGTCAGTTTCCTCAGCGCGGCCAGATATGTCCTAATTGCCGCCAGTTCAACCTAaag GCGGGAAACAACAATCACTTGTTTTGCTGGGCGTGTCAAGCACATTTCTGTTACCTTTGCAAACAAGTGGTGAAGCGATGTGCTCAGCATTATGGACCAAAGGGTTGCAAGCAGCACACTGATGGGTAA